One region of Gossypium raimondii isolate GPD5lz chromosome 6, ASM2569854v1, whole genome shotgun sequence genomic DNA includes:
- the LOC105772633 gene encoding cytochrome P450 CYP82D47 has protein sequence MDYFHSVTAIPTVAIIAFPLLFLFSFLWISRRNKNSKKTAPEAGGAWPIIGHLRLLGGPQPPHISLANMADKYGRMFAIKLGVHRALVVSDWEIAKECLTTNDKAFASRPKLASSELLAYNRAMFGFAPYGPYWRHMRKIATIELLSNHRLELLKHVRESEVKTSLQQLYQLWNKKRIANSDKVLVEMKGWFKEVTLNVIMRMIVGKRIPNSSEGVEQLKWKKSMDDFIVLSGKFLISDALPFLRWLDICGDMKCMKKTGKELDQVVQGWLREHKQKRAENKANGEEDFMGVMLSILSDREEHHADTINKATCLSLVLAAEDSTSITLTWVLSLLLNNRDKLSKVQQELNVHVGKDRLLVTESDTKNLVYLQSIIKETLRLYPPAPLSVIHEAMEDCTVNGYHVSAGTWLIMNLYKIHHDPLIWANPFEFQPERFMTTHKDIDVRGQNFELIPFGSGRRMCPGVSFALQILLFTLANVLHWFEFETPSNEAVDMSEALGLTNSKATPLEVHITPRLPVFVYDTTN, from the exons ATGGATTATTTCCATTCAGTCACAGCAATTCCAACTGTTGCAATCATTGCCTTTCCACTActgtttcttttctctttcctatGGATctcaagaagaaacaaaaactcGAAGAAAACAGCACCAGAAGCTGGTGGAGCATGGCCTATTATTGGTCATCTGCGCCTCTTAGGAGGGCCACAACCACCTCACATAAGCTTGGCTAACATGGCTGACAAATATGGAAGAATGTTCGCTATCAAGTTGGGTGTGCATAGAGCTTTGGTGGTGAGCGATTGGGAGATTGCTAAAGAATGTCTCACCACAAATGATAAAGCGTTTGCCTCTCGTCCAAAACTTGCAAGCTCGGAACTTTTGGCTTACAACAGAGCCATGTTTGGCTTTGCACCGTATGGACCTTATTGGCGTCATATGCGCAAGATAGCCACTATTGAGCTCCTCTCCAATCACCGACTCGAATTACTTAAACATGTAAGGGAATCCGAGGTGAAGACATCTCTGCAACAGTTGTACCAGCTGTGGAACAAGAAGAGAATTGCTAACTCTGATAAAGTATTGGTAGAGATGAAGGGATGGTTCAAAGAAGTTACTCTGAACGTGATTATGAGGATGATTGTAGGGAAGCGAATTCCAAATTCCAGCGAAGGAGTTGAACAGTTGAAATGGAAGAAGTCGATGGATGACTTCATTGTACTAAGTGGAAAGTTCTTAATATCAGATGCTTTGCCGTTTCTGAGATGGTTGGACATATGTGGAGACATGAAGTGCATGAAGAAGACAGGGAAAGAATTGGACCAAGTTGTGCAGGGATGGCTACGAGAGCACAAGCAGAAAAGAGCTGAAAATAAGGCAAATGGTGAGGAAGATTTCATGGGAGTGATGCTGTCTATTCTCAGTGATCGGGAGGAACACCATGCTGATACAATCAACAAAGCCACTTGTCTC AGCCTTGTCTTAGCCGCGGAGGATAGCACATCAATCACATTGACATGGGTCTTATCTCTGCTACTCAATAATCGTGACAAATTGAGTAAAGTCCAACAAGAACTAAATGTTCACGTTGGTAAGGATAGATTACTTGTGACCGAATCAGACACAAAAAACTTAGTGTACCTTCAATCTATCATTAAGGAAACTCTACGCTTATACCCTCCTGCTCCACTCTCCGTGATCCATGAAGCCATGGAAGATTGCACGGTTAATGGATACCATGTTTCAGCTGGCACCTGGCTTATTATGAATCTTTATAAGATTCATCATGATCCACTTATATGGGCAAACCCTTTTGAATTTCAACCTGAAAGATTTATGACTACTCACAAAGACATTGATGTGAGAGGACAGAATTTTGAACTGATTCCATTTGGAAGTGGTAGAAGAATGTGCCCTGGAGTTTCATTTGCACTTCAAATTTTGCTTTTTACACTAGCTAATGTATTGCATTGGTTTGAGTTTGAGACTCCGTCAAACGAAGCTGTCGATATGAGTGAAGCACTTGGGTTAACGAATTCTAAAGCAACTCCATTAGAAGTTCATATAACTCCTCGCCTTCCTGTTTTTGTTTACGATACCACTAACTAA
- the LOC105772637 gene encoding cytochrome P450 CYP82D47, giving the protein MDYFHSVTATSTVAIIAFPLLFLFSFLWISRRNTHLKKTAPEAGGAWPIIGHLRILGGPQPPHISLGNLADKYGRIFTIKLGLHRALVVSNWEIAKECLTINDKAFATRPKLTSSEHFGYNCAMIGFAPYGPYWRQVRKFSTIELLSNHRLELLKHVRELEVKTSLQQLYQLWNKKKSSTCDKVLVDMKRWFRDVTLNIILRIVIGKRIPNSYEGDETVKWKKSLDDFFELSGKFLISDALPYLRWLDIGGDEKSMKKVAKDLDQVAEEWLREHKEKRAENGANSEEDFMGLLLSILSDTEEHDADTINKAISLNLILAAEDTSAITMTWALSLLLNNRDALNKVKQELDMHVGKDRLLVTESDTKNLVYLQSVIKETLRIYPAAPLSVIHEAIEDCSVSGYHVSAGTWLLLNLQKIQRDPQIWEDPSEFRPERFMTTHKDIDVKGHDFELIPFSSGRRMCPGISFALKILELTLANVLHWFEIETLSGEAVDMREAPGLTSPKATPLEVKITPRLPAFVYQMAN; this is encoded by the exons ATGGATTATTTTCATTCAGTCACAGCAACATCAACTGTTGCAATCATTGCTTTTCCACTActgtttcttttctctttcctatGGATCTCAAGAAGAAACACACACTTGAAGAAAACAGCACCAGAAGCTGGTGGAGCATGGCCTATTATTGGCCATCTCCGCATTTTAGGAGGGCCACAACCACCTCATATAAGCTTGGGCAACCTGGCCGATAAATATGGAAGAATCTTCACCATCAAGTTGGGTTTGCATAGAGCTTTGGTGGTGAGCAATTGGGAGATTGCTAAAGAATGCCTCACCATAAACGATAAAGCGTTCGCCACGCGTCCAAAGCTTACAAGCTCAGAACATTTTGGTTACAACTGTGCCATGATTGGCTTTGCACCATATGGACCTTATTGGCGTCAAGTGCGCAAGTTCTCCACTATTGAGCTCCTCTCAAATCACCGGCTCGAATTGCTTAAACATGTAAGGGAATTGGAGGTGAAGACATCCCTACAACAATTATACCAGCTGTGGAACAAGAAGAAAAGTAGTACCTGTGACAAAGTATTGGTGGACATGAAGAGATGGTTCAGAGATGTTACTCTAAACATAATACTAAGGATCGTTATAGGGAAGCGGATACCGAATTCATACGAAGGAGATGAAACCGTGAAATGGAAGAAGTCGTTAGACGACTTTTTTGAACTAAGTGGGAAGTTCTTAATATCAGATGCGTTGCCTTATCTGAGATGGTTGGACATAGGTGGAGACGAGAAGTCTATGAAGAAGGTAGCCAAAGATTTGGACCAAGTTGCGGAGGAATGGTTACGAGAGCACAAGGAAAAGAGAGCTGAAAATGGGGCAAATAGTGAGGAAGATTTCATGGGACTGCTACTATCTATTCTCAGTGATACAGAGGAGCACGACGCGGATACCATCAACAAAGCCATCAGTCTC AATCTTATCTTAGCGGCGGAAGATACCTCGGCAATCACAATGACATGGGCTTTGTCTTTATTACTCAACAACCGTGATGCATTGAACAAAGTCAAACAAGAACTAGACATGCATGTTGGCAAGGATAGACTCCTAGTGACTGAATCAGACACCAAAAACTTAGTGTACCTTCAATCTGTGATTAAGGAAACACTACGCATATACCCTGCTGCTCCACTCAGTGTAATCCATGAAGCTATTGAAGACTGCTCGGTTAGTGGATATCATGTTTCAGCTGGTACTTGGCTTCTTCTCAATCTTCAAAAGATACAACGTGATCCACAAATATGGGAAGATCCTTCAGAATTTCGACCAGAAAGATTTATGACTACTCATAAAGACATTGATGTAAAAGGACATGACTTTGAACTGATTCCATTTAGTAGTGGTAGAAGAATGTGCCCTGGAATTTCGTTTGCGCTTAAGATTTTGGAACTTACATTAGCTAATGTGTTGCATTGGTTTGAGATTGAGACACTATCAGGAGAAGCAGTTGATATGCGAGAAGCTCCAGGATTGACGAGCCCTAAAGCAACTCCATTGGAAGTTAAAATAACTCCTCGCCTTCCTGCCTTTGTTTACCAAATGGCCAACTAA
- the LOC105772634 gene encoding cytochrome P450 CYP82D47, whose amino-acid sequence MDYFHSVTATSTVAIIAFPLLFLFSFLWISRRNTNLKKTAPEAGGAWPIIGHLRLLGGPQPPHISLGNLADKYGGIFAIRLGVNRALVVSNWEIAKECLTINDKAFASRPKLASSEILGYNCAMIALAPYGPYWRQVRKFATIELLSNHRLELLKPVRESEVKASLQQLYQLWNKKKSSNCGKVMVEMKRWFRDVTLNVVLRIVVGKRIPNSYEGDETVKWKKSLDDLFELSGKFLISDALPYLRWLDIGGDEKSMKKVAKELDQVVEEWLREHKEKRAENEANSGEDFMGVMLSILRDAEEHDADTINKAVSLGLTLAVEDTTSITMTWALSLLLNNRDALKKVKQELDIHVGKDRLLVTESDTKNLVYLQSVIKETLRLYPAAPLAVIHEAIEDCSVHGYDISTGTWLILNLQKIQRDPQIWEDPLKFQPERFMTTHKDIDVKGHDFELIPFSSGRRMCPGVSFALKILELTLANLLHWFEIETLTNEIVDMREGPGVTSPKATPLEVQISPRLPTFVYQSRN is encoded by the exons ATGGATTATTTTCATTCAGTCACAGCAACATCAACTGTTGCAATCATTGCTTTTCCACTActgtttcttttctctttcctatGGATCTCAAGAAGAAACACAAACTTGAAGAAAACAGCACCAGAAGCTGGTGGAGCATGGCCTATTATTGGCCATCTCCGCCTCTTAGGAGGGCCACAACCACCTCATATAAGCTTGGGTAACCTGGCAGACAAATATGGAGGAATCTTCGCCATCAGGTTGGGTGTAAATAGAGCTTTGGTGGTGAGCAATTGGGAGATTGCTAAAGAATGTCTCACCATAAACGATAAAGCGTTTGCCAGTCGCCCAAAGCTTGCAAGCTCAGAAATTTTGGGTTACAACTGTGCCATGATAGCCTTGGCACCGTATGGACCTTATTGGCGTCAAGTGCGCAAATTTGCCACTATTGAGCTCCTCTCAAATCACCGACTCGAATTGCTTAAACCTGTGCGGGAATCCGAGGTGAAGGCATCACTGCAACAATTATACCAGCTGTGGAACAAGAAGAAAAGTAGTAACTGTGGCAAAGTAATGGTGGAGATGAAGAGATGGTTCAGAGACGTTACTCTTAACGTGGTACTAAGGATTGTTGTAGGGAAGCGAATACCGAATTCATACGAAGGAGATGAAACCGTGAAATGGAAGAAGTCGTTGGACGACTTGTTTGAACTAAGTGGGAAGTTCTTAATATCAGATGCGTTGCCTTATCTGAGATGGTTGGACATAGGTGGAGATGAGAAGTCTATGAAGAAGGTAGCCAAAGAATTGGACCAAGTTGTGGAGGAATGGCTACGAGAGCACAAAGAAAAGAGAGCTGAAAATGAGGCAAACAGTGGGGAAGATTTCATGGGAGTGATGCTATCTATTCTTCGTGATGCAGAGGAGCACGATGCCGATACCATCAACAAAGCCGTCAGTCTC GGACTTACCTTAGCCGTGGAAGATACCACATCAATTACAATGACATGGGCTTTATCTTTATTACTCAATAATCGCGATGCATTGAAGAAGGTCAAACAAGAACTAGACATTCATGTTGGTAAAGATAGACTCTTAGTTACAGAATCAGATACTAAAAACTTAGTGTACCTCCAATCTGTCATTAAAGAAACACTACGCCTCTATCCTGCTGCTCCACTCGCTGTAATCCATGAAGCCATTGAAGATTGCTCAGTTCATGGATACGATATTTCAACTGGCACTTGGCTTATTCTTAATCTTCAAAAGATACAACGTGATCCACAAATATGGGAAgatcctttaaaatttcaaccaGAAAGATTTATGACTACCCATAAAGATATTGATGTAAAGGGACATGACTTTGAACTTATTCCATTTAGCAGTGGAAGAAGAATGTGCCCTGGAGTTTCATTTGCGCTCAAGATTCTGGAACTTACATTAGCTAATTTATTGCACTGGTTCGAGATTGAAACTCTAACAAACGAAATAGTTGATATGCGTGAAGGTCCAGGAGTGACCAGCCCTAAAGCAACTCCATTGGAAGTTCAAATATCTCCTCGTCTTCCTACTTTTGTTTACCAATCCCGCaattaa
- the LOC105771648 gene encoding cytochrome P450 82A4 yields MVVAHEEVDPVNVHDAMKHPSWQDAVKEELDALLKNVTGIPTVAIIAFPLLFLFSFLWISRRNTNSKKTAPEAGGAWPIIGHLRLLGGPQPPQISLANMADKYGKMFTIKLGVHRALVIAKECLTTNDKAFASRPKLASSELLGYNRAMFGFAPYGPYWRHIRKIATIELLSNHRLKLLKHVRESEVKTSLQQLYQLWNKKRSANSDKVFVEMKGWFKEVTLNVIMRIIVGKRIPNSSEGVEQLKWKKSMDDFIVLSGKFLISDALPFLRWLDICGDIVVEGSFK; encoded by the exons ATGGTTGTTGCACACGAGGAAGTTGATCCTGTGAATGTGCACGATGCGATGAAGCATCCATCTTGGCAGGATGCTGTGAAGGAGGAATTAGATGCCCTTCTCAAGAATG TCACAGGAATTCCAACTGTTGCAATCATTGCCTTTCCACTActgtttcttttctctttcctatGGATCTCAAGAAGAAACACAAACTCGAAGAAAACAGCGCCAGAAGCTGGTGGAGCATGGCCTATTATTGGTCATCTGCGCCTCTTAGGAGGGCCACAACCACCTCAAATAAGCTTGGCTAACATGgctgataaatatggaaaaatgtTCACTATCAAGTTGGGGGTGCATAGAGCTTTGGTG atTGCTAAAGAATGTCTCACCACAAATGATAAAGCGTTTGCCTCTCGTCCAAAACTTGCAAGCTCGGAACTTTTGGGTTACAACAGAGCCATGTTTGGCTTTGCACCGTATGGACCTTATTGGCGTCATATACGCAAGATAGCCACTATTGAGCTCCTCTCCAATCACCGACTCAAATTACTTAAACATGTAAGGGAATCCGAGGTGAAGACATCTCTGCAACAGTTGTACCAGCTGTGGAACAAGAAGAGAAGTGCTAACTCCGATAAAGTATTTGTGGAGATGAAGGGATGGTTCAAAGAAGTTACTCTGAACGTGATAATGAGGATTATTGTAGGGAAGCGAATTCCAAATTCCAGCGAAGGAGTTGAACAGTTGAAATGGAAGAAGTCGATGGATGACTTCATTGTACTAAGTGGAAAGTTCTTAATATCAGATGCTTTGCCGTTTCTGAGATGGTTGGACATATGTGGAGACATAGTAGTTGAGGGttcttttaaataa
- the LOC105772630 gene encoding cytochrome P450 CYP82D47 translates to MDYFHSVTVTSTVAIITFPLLFLFSFLWISRRNTNLKKTAPEAGGAWPIIGHLRLLGGPQPPHISLGNLADKYGGIFTIRLGVHRALVVSNWEIAKECLTINDKAFATRPKLASWEILGYNSAMIAFAPYGPYWRQVRKFATIELLSNHRLELLKPVRESEVKASLQQLYQMWNKKKSSNCGKVIVEMKRWFRDVTLNVILRIVVGKRIPNSYEGDETVKWKKSLDDLFELTGKFVVSDALPYLRWSDFGGDKKLMKKVAKELDQVVEEWLREHKEKRAENEANSEEDFMGVMLSILRDAEEHDADTINKAVSLALILAAEDTTSITMTWALSLLLNNRDALNKVKQELDIHVGKDRLLVTESDTKNLVYLQSVIKETLRLYPAAPLAVIHEAIEDCSVHGYDISTGTWLILNLQKIQRDSQIWEDPLKFQPERFMTTHKDIDVKGHDFELIPFSSGRRMCPGVSFALKILELTLANVLHWFEIETLTNEIVDMREGPGLTSPKATPLEVQISPRLPNFVYQSHNQLLLFV, encoded by the exons ATGGATTATTTTCATTCAGTCACAGTAACATCAACTGTTGCAATCATTACTTTTCCACTActgtttcttttctctttcctatGGATCTCAAGAAGAAACACAAACTTGAAGAAAACAGCACCAGAAGCTGGTGGAGCATGGCCTATTATTGGTCATCTCCGCCTCTTAGGAGGGCCACAACCACCTCATATAAGCTTGGGTAACCTGGCAGACAAATATGGAGGAATCTTCACCATCAGGTTGGGTGTGCATAGAGCTTTGGTGGTGAGCAATTGGGAGATAGCTAAAGAATGTCTCACCATAAACGATAAAGCGTTTGCCACTCGTCCAAAGCTTGCAAGCTGGGAAATTTTGGGTTACAACTCTGCCATGATAGCCTTTGCACCGTATGGACCTTATTGGCGTCAAGTGCGCAAATTCGCCACTATTGAGCTCCTCTCAAATCACCGACTCGAATTGCTTAAACCTGTGCGGGAATCCGAGGTGAAGGCATCACTGCAACAATTATACCAGATGTGGAACAAGAAGAAAAGTAGTAACTGTGGCAAAGTAATTGTGGAGATGAAGAGATGGTTCAGAGATGTTACTCTTAACGTGATACTAAGGATTGTTGTAGGGAAGCGAATACCGAATTCATACGAAGGAGATGAAACCGTGAAATGGAAGAAGTCGTTGGACGACTTGTTTGAACTAACTGGAAAGTTCGTGGTATCGGATGCCTTACCGTATCTGAGATGGTCGGACTTTGGTGGCGACAAAAAGCTTATGAAGAAGGTAGCCAAAGAATTGGACCAAGTTGTGGAGGAATGGCTACGAGAGCACAAAGAAAAGAGAGCTGAAAATGAGGCAAACAGTGAGGAAGATTTCATGGGAGTGATGCTATCTATTCTTCGTGATGCAGAGGAGCACGATGCCGATACCATCAACAAAGCCGTCAGTCTC GCACTTATCTTAGCTGCGGAAGATACCACATCAATTACAATGACATGGGCTTTATCTTTATTACTCAATAATCGCGATGCATTGAACAAGGTCAAACAAGAATTAGACATTCATGTTGGTAAAGATAGACTCTTAGTTACAGAATCAGATACTAAAAACTTGGTGTACCTCCAATCTGTCATTAAAGAAACACTACGCCTCTATCCTGCTGCTCCACTCGCTGTAATCCATGAAGCCATTGAAGATTGCTCAGTTCATGGATACGATATTTCAACTGGCACTTGGCTTATTCTTAATCTTCAAAAGATACAACGTGATTCACAAATATGGGAAgatcctttaaaatttcaaccaGAAAGATTTATGACTACCCATAAAGATATTGATGTAAAGGGACATGACTTTGAACTTATTCCATTTAGCAGTGGTAGAAGAATGTGCCCTGGAGTTTCATTTGCGCTCAAGATTCTGGAACTTACACTAGCTAATGTATTGCATTGGTTCGAGATTGAAACTCTAACAAACGAAATAGTTGATATGCGTGAAGGTCCAGGATTGACCAGCCCTAAAGCAACTCCATTGGAAGTTCAAATATCTCCTCGTCTTCCTAATTTTGTTTACCAATCCCACAATCAATTACtattatttgtttga